A region of Drosophila suzukii chromosome 2L, CBGP_Dsuzu_IsoJpt1.0, whole genome shotgun sequence DNA encodes the following proteins:
- the LOC108011988 gene encoding uncharacterized protein, whose protein sequence is MFISWRNSKTKMVSLTTIVATGLLQVLGISFFVAQPKDQCSPAPPIGSCIFLMAILLLFWDSDMIPRKLKKYSPRILACGDLILTIFFTEIILLIGWCGFERITHRTVMILCHGRMWCLYGLMTFTNILGAIASLGIVIEVVCPAQMKVSVAKVLSRLPIPQGTGPLFDYIQDVRTYVMGFIYFSQLTREERLLSVRAFEMQVLRSKASQMEVLDDSPGQQENQVDGEEPEDENQKPPEPEIVQEMSP, encoded by the exons ATGTTTATCAGTTGGAGAAATTCCAA AACCAAGATGGTGAGCTTGACAACGATTGTGGCTACTGGCCTGCTTCAAGTGCTGGGCATATCCTTTTTTGTGGCCCAGCCGAAGGATCAGTGCTCGCCGGCTCCCCCAATTGGAAGCTGTATATTTCTGATGGCCATTCTCCTGCTGTTTTGGGACTCTGATATGATTCCCAGGAAATTGAAGAAATATTCACCAAGGATTTTGGCTTGCGGCGATCTTATATTAACGATCTTCTTCACCGAAATAATTCTACTGATTGGGTGGTGTGGATTCGAAAGGATTACCCATAGGACAGTGATGATTTTGTGCCACGGAAGGATGTGGTGCCTTTACGGGCTGATGACTTTTACCAATATTTTGGGTGCCATTGCATCGCTGGGCATTGTGATTGAGGTGGTGTGTCCTGCCCAGATGAAGGTTTCGGTGGCTAAGGTCCTTTCCAGACTGCCCATTCCCCAGGGAACCGGACCCCTGTTCGATTACATTCAGGATGTGCGCACCTACGTGATGGGCTTCATCTACTTTTCGCAACTGACTCGCGAGGAGCGTTTGCTATCAGTTCGTGCCTTTGAGATGCAAGTGCTGCGTTCCAAGGCCTCGCAGATGGAGGTGCTGGATGATTCTCCTGGCCAGCAGGAAAATCAAGTGGACGGGGAAGAACCGGAAGACGAGAATCAAAAGCCACCGGAACCGGAGATCGTCCAGGAGATGTCCCCGTga